From Draconibacterium halophilum, one genomic window encodes:
- the zwf gene encoding glucose-6-phosphate dehydrogenase, translating into MKKADDQILIIFGASGDLTKRKLIPALFELFKQNLLPENFAVLGASRSALSDDEFRKRADEFIPDNQEREAFKKLLFYQPVQNKEVDDFIPLKERLKELSDSLGIATNYVFYLSTPPSLYPVIPKMLCLNGLSKSENNFRRLIVEKPFGTDLKSAKELNKQLLNYFEEEQIYRIDHYLGKETVQNMLVTRFSNGIFEPLWNRRYIKRVEITSAESLGVEGRGGYYDSSGALRDMLQNHLLQVAGFVAMEPPVVVEADAIRNETLKVFQSLRPIHENEVSRYVIRGQYTASTIGGKKAAGYREEPGVEKFSRTETFAALKIFIDNWRWAGVPFYIRTGKKLPTRVTEIVIHFRKVPHHLFGNASSDSNNQLIIRIQPDEGILLKFGMKTPGAGFKVQTVNMDFHYSDLADKKVPAAYERLLLDCMQGDPTLYSRGDAVEAAWEFVQPILNAWETNPEIPIYGYPAGSWGPEDSAKLIANGDWRYPCKNLSNDGLYCEL; encoded by the coding sequence ATGAAGAAAGCAGACGATCAAATACTCATTATATTCGGTGCATCGGGAGATCTCACAAAACGTAAATTAATTCCGGCACTTTTCGAACTTTTCAAGCAAAATCTGTTACCTGAAAATTTTGCCGTACTTGGCGCTTCGCGATCAGCACTATCTGATGATGAATTCAGAAAACGAGCCGATGAATTTATTCCTGACAATCAGGAGCGGGAAGCATTTAAAAAGCTGCTATTTTATCAACCGGTTCAGAATAAGGAAGTTGATGATTTTATCCCGTTAAAGGAGCGGCTTAAAGAATTGTCCGACTCATTGGGCATTGCAACTAACTATGTGTTTTATTTGTCAACTCCCCCATCGTTGTACCCGGTAATTCCAAAAATGCTTTGCCTGAATGGCCTGTCTAAATCAGAGAATAATTTCAGACGATTGATTGTTGAAAAACCTTTTGGAACTGATTTAAAGTCGGCGAAAGAATTAAACAAGCAGCTACTCAATTATTTCGAAGAGGAACAGATTTATCGTATCGATCATTACCTGGGCAAAGAAACGGTGCAGAACATGCTTGTAACACGCTTCTCAAACGGAATTTTTGAGCCACTCTGGAATCGCCGCTATATTAAACGCGTAGAAATCACATCGGCTGAAAGTTTGGGAGTTGAAGGACGCGGCGGATATTACGATAGCTCCGGAGCATTGCGCGATATGCTGCAAAATCACCTGTTACAGGTGGCCGGGTTTGTTGCCATGGAACCACCCGTTGTTGTAGAAGCCGATGCCATTAGAAATGAGACACTAAAAGTATTTCAGTCTTTACGACCGATTCACGAAAATGAAGTGTCGCGTTACGTAATTCGGGGCCAATACACGGCCTCAACTATTGGAGGCAAAAAAGCAGCAGGTTACCGCGAAGAGCCTGGTGTGGAAAAGTTTTCACGAACCGAAACATTTGCAGCACTAAAAATTTTTATTGATAACTGGCGCTGGGCCGGCGTGCCATTTTATATTCGCACAGGGAAAAAACTACCTACACGTGTAACCGAGATTGTTATTCATTTCAGAAAAGTACCACACCATTTGTTTGGCAATGCAAGTTCGGATAGTAACAACCAGCTTATTATCCGTATTCAGCCCGACGAAGGAATTTTGCTGAAATTTGGGATGAAAACACCGGGAGCCGGATTTAAAGTACAAACCGTAAACATGGATTTCCATTACTCTGATCTGGCCGACAAAAAGGTTCCGGCGGCTTACGAACGCCTGTTACTGGATTGTATGCAAGGCGATCCAACACTCTATTCTCGCGGCGATGCCGTTGAAGCTGCCTGGGAGTTCGTTCAGCCGATACTTAACGCATGGGAAACCAATCCTGAAATTCCGATTTACGGTTATCCGGCCGGAAGTTGGGGACCGGAAGATTCTGCAAAATTAATCGCTAACGGAGATTGGCGCTATCCGTGTAAAAATTTATCGAACGATGGCTTGTATTGTGAACTTTAA
- a CDS encoding MarR family winged helix-turn-helix transcriptional regulator: protein METRDILIKIRKIVRSVDIESKKIQKEHGVSIPQVLCLNFLRESDTYQTTQGELRKFLNLNASTVSGIINRLEKKGYLARLPKSGDKRVVNIALTSAGDKLLSAMPSLLHEQLSEKLLQLSDEEFEIVEAGLNTLVKILDIEKIEASPLITLDSDLGEQ, encoded by the coding sequence ATGGAAACAAGAGATATTTTAATTAAAATCCGGAAAATAGTTCGTTCAGTAGACATCGAATCAAAGAAAATTCAAAAAGAACATGGCGTAAGTATTCCCCAGGTTCTGTGTTTAAACTTCCTGCGGGAATCGGATACGTATCAGACAACACAGGGAGAATTACGAAAATTTCTGAATCTGAATGCAAGTACAGTTAGCGGCATAATAAACCGCCTTGAGAAAAAAGGATACCTTGCCCGACTTCCCAAATCGGGCGATAAACGCGTTGTAAATATTGCGCTCACCTCGGCAGGCGATAAACTATTAAGCGCTATGCCTTCGCTTCTTCATGAACAACTATCAGAAAAACTTTTACAACTTAGCGATGAGGAATTTGAGATTGTTGAAGCCGGTTTGAATACGCTGGTTAAAATACTCGATATCGAAAAAATAGAAGCCTCTCCATTAATCACCCTCGATTCGGACCTGGGCGAACAATAG
- the gldD gene encoding gliding motility lipoprotein GldD, translated as MRFAYILLLLVFLLGCKEDYTPKPRGYYRIAFPEKSYTPLNRSFPYDFEIPEYAQIEKDTRNRNEPYWINIAVPENKVEIHISYYDLNSKQDDKKLLMELMEETRTLAYKHSIKADAIDERLFLNPAKKVYGTIYAIDGNAASPMQFFLTDSTRHFLRGAFYIREVPDIDSLSPVINFIEPDIIHIIETTSWN; from the coding sequence ATGAGATTCGCGTATATACTTTTATTACTTGTTTTTTTATTGGGATGCAAAGAGGACTACACCCCCAAGCCGCGAGGCTATTACCGCATTGCCTTTCCCGAAAAAAGCTACACCCCACTGAATCGCTCTTTTCCTTATGATTTTGAAATACCGGAGTACGCACAAATAGAAAAAGACACAAGAAACCGGAACGAACCTTACTGGATAAACATTGCTGTGCCCGAAAATAAAGTGGAAATACACATTTCGTATTACGACCTGAACAGCAAACAAGACGACAAGAAGTTATTGATGGAACTGATGGAAGAAACGCGAACACTAGCCTATAAACATTCGATAAAAGCAGATGCAATAGACGAACGTTTATTTTTAAATCCTGCAAAAAAGGTGTACGGAACGATTTACGCCATTGATGGAAATGCCGCTTCGCCCATGCAGTTTTTTTTAACCGACAGCACCCGCCATTTCTTACGGGGCGCCTTTTACATTCGCGAAGTTCCCGACATAGATTCCTTGAGTCCGGTAATTAACTTTATAGAACCCGATATTATACACATTATTGAAACCACAAGCTGGAACTAA
- a CDS encoding alpha/beta hydrolase — MKRIKRFLLIAIVLVIIAYLLGPKPPKPELNKDLPSLSASIANIESYIEKKEASFSVKPDNESRIVWANDSIKERTNYCVLYLHGFSASWYEGHPAHERFAQHLGANLYIPRLHNHGLVTEDPLIDMTPDKLYASAKEAMMVARTLGQKVIIMSTSTGGTLGLKLAADFPEYIDGLILYSPNIKVNNSSMFLLSKPWGLQIARNVMGGKYRITNDDFDSVDCKYWNCKYRVEALVYLQQLVEATMTSETFNRVHVPVFLGYYYKDDEHQDQTVSVDAMLDMFNELGTVPNKKVKKAFPEAGDHVIACELTSGSVEEVIAETIRFGEDVLNLERR; from the coding sequence ATGAAAAGAATAAAGCGCTTTTTACTGATAGCCATAGTTTTAGTGATAATTGCTTACCTGTTAGGGCCAAAACCACCAAAACCCGAGTTGAATAAAGACCTGCCATCACTTTCGGCAAGTATTGCTAACATCGAGAGTTATATAGAAAAAAAAGAGGCTTCATTTTCTGTAAAACCGGATAATGAGTCGCGAATAGTTTGGGCTAATGATTCGATAAAGGAACGTACAAATTATTGCGTGTTGTATTTGCACGGATTTTCGGCGTCGTGGTACGAAGGCCACCCTGCACATGAACGTTTTGCCCAGCATTTAGGAGCCAATTTATACATACCACGTTTGCACAATCATGGATTGGTTACCGAAGATCCGTTGATTGATATGACACCAGATAAATTGTATGCTTCGGCAAAAGAAGCCATGATGGTGGCACGCACCCTGGGGCAGAAAGTAATAATAATGAGTACATCGACCGGTGGCACACTTGGATTAAAACTGGCAGCCGACTTCCCGGAATACATAGATGGTTTGATTCTTTATTCGCCAAACATTAAAGTAAATAACAGTAGCATGTTTTTGTTGTCGAAACCCTGGGGACTGCAAATTGCCCGGAATGTAATGGGTGGTAAATATCGTATTACTAACGATGATTTTGATTCGGTAGATTGCAAATACTGGAACTGTAAGTACAGGGTAGAGGCACTGGTATATTTACAACAGTTGGTTGAAGCTACAATGACTAGCGAGACTTTCAACCGGGTACATGTACCGGTATTTCTTGGCTACTACTATAAAGATGATGAGCATCAGGATCAGACAGTTAGCGTTGATGCGATGTTAGATATGTTTAATGAGCTGGGAACCGTACCAAATAAAAAAGTGAAAAAAGCATTTCCTGAAGCCGGCGACCACGTAATTGCCTGCGAGTTAACATCGGGTAGTGTGGAAGAGGTAATTGCCGAAACCATTCGTTTTGGCGAGGATGTTCTGAATTTAGAACGCAGATAA
- a CDS encoding 4'-phosphopantetheinyl transferase family protein, with amino-acid sequence MPLTQKITIQNGTIGVWNLKETADDLLKICKLNPSDTGRLESFKAEKRRKEFLASRLLLQTLLPQCPEIIYQEKSGKPSLNNSNLNISITHSANLAAIILSEKSIGIDIEQLDRNIDKVVTRFANPSEISFIEKSNDPQLLKILLWSAKEAIFKCSGIQGVQFNEHINIASFDYSAQPHFNGSLSHATGKFYYDLFFRIIENNVLVYCVQH; translated from the coding sequence ATGCCGCTCACTCAGAAAATAACAATACAAAACGGCACCATTGGGGTATGGAATTTAAAAGAAACAGCTGATGATTTATTAAAGATCTGCAAATTAAATCCTTCGGATACCGGGCGTTTAGAATCTTTCAAGGCCGAAAAGCGTCGTAAAGAATTTCTGGCCAGCCGATTGTTACTACAAACACTTTTACCCCAATGCCCTGAAATTATTTACCAGGAAAAATCAGGAAAGCCTTCGTTAAACAATTCTAACTTAAATATTAGTATCACGCATTCCGCCAACCTGGCAGCAATAATTTTATCCGAAAAAAGTATTGGAATCGATATTGAACAACTCGACCGAAACATAGATAAAGTGGTTACGCGTTTTGCCAATCCTTCAGAAATCAGTTTTATTGAAAAAAGTAATGATCCCCAATTACTAAAAATATTACTTTGGTCGGCAAAAGAAGCTATTTTTAAATGTTCCGGAATTCAAGGTGTTCAATTTAACGAGCATATTAACATCGCTTCGTTCGACTATTCGGCACAACCGCATTTTAACGGGAGTTTAAGCCACGCTACAGGAAAATTCTACTACGATTTATTTTTTCGAATAATTGAAAACAATGTTCTGGTTTATTGCGTTCAACACTAA
- the pgl gene encoding 6-phosphogluconolactonase → METFTEVKIFSKPKNVYKAIAKEIIRMVQNSNQEVFDIALSGGNSPKGLFKKISKKYADRIPWERIHLWWGDERCVPPTDEQSNYKMTVDYLLSNISIPKDNIHRIKGEEDPIQEALRYSEEMERCLNSRGVDPVFDLIILGLGDDGHTASIFPDQLELFEHKQSCAVAVHPLTGQKRITITGNVLNNANQIFFMVTGSNKALRVSEIMNDNDAAQLLPAYYISPANGTLTWFLDVEAAAQIQ, encoded by the coding sequence ATGGAAACTTTTACAGAGGTCAAAATCTTTTCGAAACCGAAAAATGTTTACAAAGCCATTGCGAAGGAAATTATCCGAATGGTACAAAATTCAAACCAGGAAGTTTTCGATATTGCACTGTCCGGAGGGAATTCACCAAAGGGGCTTTTCAAAAAGATCAGTAAAAAATATGCCGATCGGATTCCATGGGAACGTATTCATTTGTGGTGGGGCGACGAGCGCTGTGTACCTCCAACCGACGAGCAAAGCAATTACAAAATGACGGTTGACTATCTGCTGTCGAATATTTCAATACCAAAAGATAATATCCACCGAATAAAAGGCGAAGAAGATCCGATACAGGAAGCACTGCGCTACTCTGAAGAAATGGAGCGATGCTTAAACTCGCGAGGAGTTGATCCGGTTTTCGACCTGATTATTCTTGGACTTGGCGACGATGGACATACCGCCTCAATTTTTCCCGACCAGTTGGAACTTTTTGAACACAAACAGAGCTGTGCAGTAGCCGTTCATCCGCTTACCGGGCAAAAACGTATTACCATTACAGGTAACGTGCTTAACAATGCTAACCAGATTTTTTTCATGGTAACCGGGTCAAATAAAGCATTGCGTGTTTCAGAAATTATGAATGATAACGACGCCGCACAATTGCTGCCGGCGTACTATATTTCGCCAGCCAACGGTACTTTAACCTGGTTTTTAGATGTTGAGGCAGCGGCCCAGATTCAGTAG
- the gldE gene encoding gliding motility-associated protein GldE, with product MDTEPLLSLAAIGSWQIQLHPISPEIIVSIVIVLFLLFTSALISGSEVAYFSLSASEKQKLRKKGKNNERVLHNLKSPEKLLATILVTNNFVNIGIVILTAFIFNNLISFENSPTLQFLFQVVLITFFLLLFGEIFPKVYATHFALQFARFMALPLQTLEKIFRPVNAILIYSTGFVNRRLMKHKKNISMDEISQALELTSDQELSDEKDILEGIVKFGNKSVEEIMTPRVDVVSIDIKTNFEEVLEIINDSGYSRIPVYTDSFDEISGLLYIKDILQHSHKNKSFKWQTLIRPPFYVPDTKKISSLLEEFQKAKVHIAIVVDEYGGTSGIVSLEDILEEIVGDITDEFDDEESFFTRLSENSYIFDAKVLLGDFYKVLNCDDTIFDDVKGDADTLAGLILEIKGEIPSLKEEVKCKPFTFTIEEADNRRIKQIKVVLNQ from the coding sequence TTGGATACAGAACCGCTTTTAAGTTTAGCCGCTATCGGCTCCTGGCAAATTCAACTACACCCTATCAGTCCTGAAATTATAGTTTCAATAGTAATTGTATTGTTTTTACTATTTACCTCGGCATTGATAAGTGGCTCAGAAGTAGCTTATTTTTCGTTATCGGCCAGTGAAAAACAAAAATTAAGAAAGAAGGGCAAAAACAACGAGCGCGTATTACACAACCTGAAGAGTCCGGAAAAATTATTGGCTACAATTTTGGTGACGAATAACTTTGTAAACATTGGCATTGTTATTCTAACCGCCTTTATTTTTAATAATTTAATCTCGTTTGAGAATTCGCCAACCTTACAGTTCCTATTTCAGGTTGTGCTCATCACTTTTTTCCTCTTGCTTTTTGGCGAGATCTTTCCAAAAGTTTATGCCACCCACTTTGCATTGCAATTTGCCCGTTTTATGGCCTTGCCACTACAAACTTTAGAGAAAATATTCCGTCCTGTGAATGCCATCCTAATCTATTCCACTGGGTTTGTAAACCGCCGGCTAATGAAACACAAAAAGAACATCTCGATGGATGAAATTTCGCAGGCACTTGAATTAACATCAGATCAAGAGCTTTCAGACGAAAAAGATATTCTGGAGGGGATTGTTAAGTTTGGAAACAAAAGCGTGGAAGAAATTATGACTCCCCGCGTTGATGTTGTTTCCATCGATATAAAAACAAATTTTGAGGAAGTACTGGAGATTATAAACGACTCGGGGTATTCAAGAATCCCTGTTTATACCGATTCATTCGACGAAATAAGCGGGCTGCTTTATATAAAAGATATACTTCAACACAGTCACAAAAACAAATCGTTTAAATGGCAAACATTGATACGACCGCCATTTTATGTTCCCGACACCAAAAAGATTAGCTCGCTTCTGGAAGAGTTTCAGAAAGCCAAAGTACACATTGCCATTGTGGTTGATGAGTATGGAGGGACCTCCGGCATTGTATCGCTGGAAGATATTCTGGAGGAAATTGTTGGCGACATTACTGATGAGTTTGATGATGAGGAAAGCTTCTTTACAAGATTGTCGGAAAATTCTTACATCTTCGATGCTAAGGTTTTACTAGGTGATTTTTACAAAGTTCTAAATTGCGACGACACCATTTTTGACGACGTAAAAGGTGATGCCGATACACTCGCCGGTCTTATTCTTGAAATAAAAGGCGAGATTCCTTCGTTAAAAGAAGAAGTAAAATGTAAGCCCTTCACATTTACTATTGAAGAGGCAGATAACCGTCGTATTAAACAAATAAAGGTGGTTCTTAATCAATAA
- the dinB gene encoding DNA polymerase IV: MQIAKHRKIIHVDMDAFFASVEQLDHPELRGKPIAVGGTSDRGVVAAASYEARRYGVRSAMSSKVAKRKCPDLIFVKHRFDRYKEISSQIRSIFLAYTDLVEPLSLDEAYLDVTYAKKGLPSATLIAKEIRQQIFEDTGLTASAGVSYNKFLAKVASDVNKPNGMFVVTPAKAQDFIDQLEIRKFFGIGKVTAKKLNDIGVRYGRDLKLIDRLELTRMCGKAGNYYYGICRGIDNREVQPSRERKSVGAENTFSKDLFLEEELKKELLVLAEKVWERAERSEVKAKTVTLKFKYADFEQHTRSKTIEPYINSKESFISESLKLMKSEGGFLKGIRLLGLTLSNFLFKKEENEAVQLVIEF; the protein is encoded by the coding sequence ATGCAGATAGCGAAACATCGTAAAATAATACATGTTGATATGGATGCCTTCTTTGCATCAGTAGAACAATTGGATCATCCCGAGCTGCGTGGAAAACCCATAGCAGTTGGAGGAACCAGCGATCGGGGTGTTGTTGCTGCTGCCAGTTACGAAGCCCGGAGATACGGGGTGCGCTCGGCTATGTCGTCGAAAGTGGCCAAACGAAAGTGTCCCGATCTAATTTTTGTAAAACATCGTTTCGATCGCTATAAGGAGATATCTTCACAAATCAGAAGTATTTTTTTAGCGTACACCGACTTAGTAGAACCGCTCTCACTCGATGAGGCTTACCTTGATGTTACGTATGCTAAAAAAGGCCTGCCCTCTGCAACATTAATCGCCAAAGAGATCCGGCAACAGATATTTGAAGATACCGGCTTAACTGCTTCGGCAGGAGTGTCGTATAATAAATTTCTGGCAAAAGTGGCTTCCGATGTTAATAAACCCAACGGAATGTTTGTGGTAACGCCCGCTAAGGCGCAGGATTTTATTGATCAGCTGGAGATCAGAAAATTTTTTGGAATTGGAAAAGTGACGGCCAAAAAGCTAAATGATATTGGTGTGCGATATGGTCGCGACCTGAAACTGATTGACAGACTGGAGCTCACCCGTATGTGTGGCAAAGCCGGTAATTATTATTACGGTATCTGCCGCGGAATTGATAACCGCGAGGTGCAGCCATCGCGCGAAAGAAAATCGGTAGGTGCGGAAAATACGTTTTCGAAAGATCTGTTTTTAGAGGAGGAGCTGAAAAAGGAACTACTGGTACTTGCCGAAAAAGTTTGGGAGAGGGCAGAACGGTCAGAAGTAAAAGCAAAAACGGTAACGCTAAAGTTTAAATATGCCGACTTTGAGCAACATACACGCAGTAAAACCATTGAGCCATACATTAATTCAAAGGAAAGTTTTATTTCCGAAAGCCTGAAATTGATGAAATCGGAAGGTGGGTTTCTAAAAGGAATTCGATTGCTCGGTCTTACGCTTTCCAATTTTTTATTTAAAAAGGAAGAAAATGAAGCAGTGCAACTGGTGATTGAATTTTAA
- a CDS encoding uridine kinase family protein, translating into MLGDVLLIQDKHKEAAESINVRLQEKLSAKKKGYRFIVAISGESGAGKSELSHSLALLLKKGGARVKILHTDNYYKIPPNLRNDWRKEKGIGKVGIKEYDWTLLKRNIKEFKEGREALMPCVDIVSKQIDKLITNFKDIDILVVDGLYAIKIKEVDLRVYIGLTYHDTKTKRGGRGKEDVNDFRFQVLEMEHQSMLALKPKADLLINKDFEVVEAGEVEAS; encoded by the coding sequence ATGCTGGGGGATGTATTATTAATTCAGGACAAACACAAAGAAGCTGCGGAATCTATTAATGTTCGCCTTCAGGAAAAGCTGAGTGCGAAGAAAAAGGGGTACCGTTTTATTGTTGCAATATCAGGTGAATCGGGTGCAGGGAAATCTGAACTTTCTCATTCCCTGGCTTTACTGCTGAAAAAGGGAGGAGCTCGGGTGAAAATTTTACACACCGACAACTATTATAAAATTCCGCCTAATTTGAGAAATGATTGGCGCAAAGAAAAAGGTATTGGAAAGGTTGGAATTAAAGAGTATGATTGGACTTTACTAAAACGTAATATCAAAGAGTTTAAAGAAGGCCGTGAAGCGTTAATGCCTTGCGTTGATATTGTGTCGAAACAAATTGACAAACTTATTACAAATTTCAAAGATATTGACATTCTCGTTGTTGACGGGCTGTATGCGATTAAGATTAAGGAAGTTGATTTGCGAGTTTATATTGGTTTAACCTACCACGATACTAAAACAAAACGTGGTGGTCGTGGAAAAGAAGATGTCAATGATTTTAGGTTTCAGGTATTGGAAATGGAACACCAGAGTATGCTGGCCTTAAAACCAAAGGCAGATCTTCTAATCAATAAAGACTTTGAAGTTGTTGAGGCAGGAGAGGTTGAAGCTTCATAG